The Hymenobacter sp. DG01 sequence CAGTTCTTCGCCCGCGAGTTTGCCTAGCGGTGAAATAGCGAGATGGTGAAATGGTGAGTTTAATGTTCTGTCACACTCCTGTTTCAGCCACTCATCAACTCCCTGTTTCACCATCTCACCATTTCACTTATGTTCAGCTTCAAGGAAATTGCCTCCGTCACGCTCACGCTTTTTGCCATCATTGATATTCTGGGCTCCATCCCGATTATCATCCAGATCCGGCAGCGCGAGGGCAAGATTGAGTCGGAGAAAGCAACCCTGGTGGCGGGGCTGCTGATGGTGGCCTTTCTGTTTCTGGGCCAGAGCATCCTTTCTCTCTTCGGGGTTGATTTTCAGTCTTTTGCCTTGGCTGGCGCCATTATCATCTTTCTTATTGGCATGGAGATGATTCTGGGGGTGGAGCTGTTCAAGCACAACCCGCTGGCCTCCACGGGCTCCATTGTGCCCCTGGCGTTTCCGCTGATTGTAGGCGCCGGCACCATGACAACGCTGCTCTCCCTGCGGGCGGCCTATCAGCTGCCCAATGTGCTGGCCGGTGTGCTCGTGAACCTGGTGTTTGTGTATCTGGTGCTGAAAAGCTCGGCCTGGATTGAGCGCAAGCTGGGCAAGGCCGGCGAGGATATTCTGCGCCGCGTGTTCGGCGTCATTCTGCTGGCCATTGCCATCAAACTGTTTAAAAGTAATTTTTAATTTCTAGTGTAGGGAGCGGGGCTTGGCCCCGCCCGTTGGTCGCGCCGTAGTTACAATTCCGCATGTGACGCGGACGCCGGGCGGGGGCAAGCCCCACTCCCTACACGCTTTTTCCCTGTTCTCTTGATTCATTTATTTACCGACGGCTCCTCGCGGGGCAACCCAGGGCCGGGCGGCTACGGGGCGCTGCTGCGCTTCGGGCAGCACGAGAAAGAGCTGACCCAAGGCTTCCGCCTGACTACCAACAACCGTATGGAGCTGCTGGCCGTGATTGTAGGCCTGGAAGCCATTAACCGCCCCGAGCTGCCCATTACCGTGGTTACCGACTCGCGCTACGTGGTGGATGCGGTAGAGAAGCGGTGGGTATTTGGGTGGGCCAACAAGCCCGATTTCGGCAAGAAAGCCAACGAAGACCTCTGGCGCCGCTTCCTGAAGGTGTATAAGCAGCGCACCGTGCAGTTTCGCTGGGTACGCGGCCACAACGGCCACCCCGAAAACGAGCGGTGCGACCAGCTGGCCGTGTGGAGTGCTACCCAGGGCAAGCTGCTGATTGACGAAGG is a genomic window containing:
- a CDS encoding MarC family protein, whose product is MFSFKEIASVTLTLFAIIDILGSIPIIIQIRQREGKIESEKATLVAGLLMVAFLFLGQSILSLFGVDFQSFALAGAIIIFLIGMEMILGVELFKHNPLASTGSIVPLAFPLIVGAGTMTTLLSLRAAYQLPNVLAGVLVNLVFVYLVLKSSAWIERKLGKAGEDILRRVFGVILLAIAIKLFKSNF
- the rnhA gene encoding ribonuclease HI, coding for MIHLFTDGSSRGNPGPGGYGALLRFGQHEKELTQGFRLTTNNRMELLAVIVGLEAINRPELPITVVTDSRYVVDAVEKRWVFGWANKPDFGKKANEDLWRRFLKVYKQRTVQFRWVRGHNGHPENERCDQLAVWSATQGKLLIDEGYELIEAKRG